In the genome of Ostrinia nubilalis chromosome 30, ilOstNubi1.1, whole genome shotgun sequence, one region contains:
- the LOC135086033 gene encoding putative pre-mRNA-splicing factor ATP-dependent RNA helicase PRP1: MSKRRIEVMDPFIKKKREEKAAAAAKSGSSGESSEPAASLGSSMPPTTTSTPGINHFTGLPHSQRYHELLRRRLGLPVWEYKNDFMRLLNTHQCVVLVGETGSGKTTQIPQWSVEFATVTAGKSKGVACTQPRRVAAMSVAQRVAEEMDVALGQQVGYSIRFEDCSGPQTVLKYMTDGMLLREAMSDPMLEQYRVILLDEAHERTLATDILMGVLKEVIKQRTDLKLVIMSATLDAGKFQQYFDNAPLMNVPGRTHPVEIFYTPQPERDYLEAAIRTVVQIHICEEIAGDILLFLTGQEEIEDACKRIKREIDNLGPDAGELKCIPLYSTLPPNLQQRIFEPAPPNRSNGAIGRKVVVSTNIAETSLTIDGVVFVIDPGFAKQKVYNPRIRVESLLVSPISKASAQQRAGRAGRTRPGKCFRLYTEKAYKHEMQDNTYPEILRSNLGSVVLQLKKLGIDDLVHFDFMDPPAPETLMRALELLNYLAALDDDGNLTDLGAVMAEFPLDPQLAKMLIASCNHNCSNEILSITAMLSVPQCFVRPNEARKAADEAKMRFAHIDGDHLTLLNVYHAFKQNMEDPHWCYDNFINYRSLKSGDNVRQQLSRIMDRFNLKRTSTEFTSKDYYINIRKALVNGFFMQVAHLERTGHYLTVKDNQVVQLHPSTCLDHKPDWVIYNEFVLTTKNYIRTVTDIKPEWLLKIAPQYYELNNFPQCEARRQLELLQARLDSKAYQEGF; the protein is encoded by the exons GTCTTCCACACTCCCAGCGCTACCACGAGCTTCTCCGACGCCGGCTCGGGCTCCCAGTCTGGGAATACAAGAACGACTTCATGAGACTCCTCAACACGCACCAATGCGTGGTCCTCGTCGGTGAGACGGGCTCCGGCAAGACGACTCAAATACCGCAGTGGTCGGTGGAGTTTGCGACGGTGACCGCTGGCAAGTCGAAGGGAGTGGCGTGTACGCAGCCACGACGAGTGGCAGCTATGTCGGTGGCTCAGAGAGTGGCTGAGGAGATGGATGTGGCTCTAG GTCAGCAAGTCGGTTACAGCATTCGTTTCGAAGACTGCTCCGGGCCGCAAACCGTCCTCAAATACATGACAGACGGTATGTTGCTCCGAGAAGCCATGTCTGACCCCATGCTAGAACAATACCGAGTGATACTCCTCGACGAAGCCCACGAAAGGACCCTAGCCACTGATATTCTCATGGGGGTCTTGAAAGAAGTTATAAAACAGCGTACAGACTTGAAACTGGTCATTATGTCTGCCACATTAGACGCTGGGAAGTTTCAACAGTACTTTGACAACGCACCACTTATGAACGTGCCTGGAAGAACTCATCCGGTAGAGATATTTTACACACCGCAGCCAGAGAGAGATTATTTAGAGGCAGCGATCAGAACAGTCGTTCAGATACACATATGCGAAGAGATTGCGGGTGATATATTGCTGTTTTTGACGGGACAGGAAGAGATAGAAGATGCGTGTAAAAGGATTAAGAGGGAGATAGACAATTTGGGGCCAGATGCTGGGGAGTTGAAGTGTATTCCACTGTATTCGACGCTGCCACCTAATCTGCAACAGAG GATATTCGAGCCAGCGCCGCCCAACCGCAGCAACGGCGCCATCGGCCGCAAAGTGGTGGTGTCCACCAACATCGCCGAGACCTCGCTCACTATAGACGGAGTGGTGTTCGTGATAGACCCCGGATTTGCTAAGCAG AAAGTCTACAACCCACGTATCCGAGTAGAATCCCTCCTCGTCTCTCCCATCAGCAAGGCCTCCGCACAGCAAAGAGCCGGTCGCGCCGGCCGGACCCGACCAGGAAAATGCTTCCGACTGTACACAGAGAAGGCTTACAAGCACGAGATGCAGGACAACACGTATCCGGAGATATTGAG ATCAAACTTAGGGTCTGTAGTTTTGCAGCTGAAGAAACTTGGCATCGACGATCTGGTGCACTTCGACTTCATGGACCCGCCGGCGCCCGAGACACTCATGCGAGCGCTCGAGCTGCTCAACTACTTGGCTGCCTTGG ACGACGACGGCAACCTGACGGACTTGGGCGCGGTGATGGCGGAGTTTCCGCTGGACCCTCAATTAGCCAAGATGCTGATCGCCAGCTGCAACCACAACTGCTCCAACGAGATCCTGTCCATCACCGCCATGCTGTCAG TGCCACAATGCTTCGTGCGGCCGAACGAAGCGCGCAAAGCGGCCGACGAGGCCAAAATGCGGTTCGCTCACATCGACGGCGACCATCTGACACTGCTCAACGTGTATCACGCCTTCAAACAGA ATATGGAGGACCCACACTGGTGCTACGACAATTTCATCAACTACCGCTCGCTGAAGTCCGGTGACAATGTACGCCAGCAGCTCAGCAGAATCATGGACAG GTTTAACCTAAAGAGGACGAGTACAGAATTCACGAGCAAAgactattatattaatattaggAAAGCACTTGTTAATGGATTTTTCATGCAG GTGGCACACTTAGAGCGCACCGGGCACTACCTGACGGTGAAAGACAACCAGGTGGTCCAACTGCACCCCTCCACCTGCCTGGACCACAAGCCGGACTGGGTCATCTACAACGAGTTCGTGCTCACAACAAAGAACTACATCCGGACCGTCACGGATATCAAGC CGGAATGGCTCCTAAAAATAGCACCGCAGTACTACGAGCTAAATAACTTCCCTCAATGCGAGGCCCGACGTCAACTAGAGCTGTTACAAGCGAGACTGGACTCCAAGGCCTACCAGGAGGGCTTCTAA